The candidate division TA06 bacterium genome has a window encoding:
- a CDS encoding SIR2 family protein has product MLSKNSFTANYFSSPPSSILPTLIGEEPNIFTTNYDRFIEYACDRAGILLLDRFIGKIEPIFRTNKIELDYHYNPPGIRGEPRYVEGVVRYTKIHGSLDWMFYENQIKRSLLPFGAEKDHPALPASGTSNMAVIYPNSSKGIETSFYPYSELFRDFSCAVSQPNSILVTYGYGFGDSHINRIIEDMLIIPSTHVVIISLNSVPFIYTTNRKKSAITRKPGLTIHYREQRPEK; this is encoded by the coding sequence TTGCTATCAAAGAACTCGTTTACTGCCAACTACTTCAGCTCGCCACCAAGTTCGATTTTACCCACACTCATTGGAGAAGAGCCAAATATATTTACAACGAATTATGATCGTTTTATAGAATATGCTTGCGATAGAGCGGGGATATTGTTACTTGATCGTTTCATAGGGAAAATTGAGCCGATATTTAGAACTAATAAAATCGAATTGGATTACCACTACAATCCACCTGGAATACGCGGAGAACCACGCTATGTCGAAGGTGTTGTAAGATACACAAAAATCCATGGCTCATTAGATTGGATGTTTTACGAAAACCAAATTAAAAGGTCATTGCTACCGTTTGGTGCAGAAAAAGATCATCCAGCATTACCTGCTTCAGGTACATCAAATATGGCCGTAATATATCCCAATTCATCGAAAGGAATAGAAACATCATTTTATCCATATTCAGAATTATTCAGGGATTTCTCATGCGCAGTAAGTCAACCCAATTCAATACTCGTTACTTATGGTTATGGTTTTGGCGATTCACATATTAACCGAATAATTGAAGACATGCTAATAATTCCCTCAACACATGTTGTGATTATCTCCCTGAATTCCGTCCCTTTTATATACACTACAAATCGAAAAAAATCGGCAATAACCAGGAAGCCTGGATTAACAATACATTACAGGGAGCAACGTCCTGAAAAATAA